ATACCATTTTTACCTTACACATCAACCACCCTGTGTAAAAACCCAGCTGTGCGATGAGGGTCAGCATAATGAGAGTTTGCTTTATTCCCACCAGCAGTAGTGTCCTGTCACTTTatgaattgaatttaaaacTGAATTGCTTTTTTCACAGTATTGCAAGATTTCAAAGGAAACCATGTTCAGTTTGTTAGTACCCTTCAAATGTTAATGAATTGTACTACACTGGTTACTTTCATGTTAAGGAAATTCACACATGGATTCCACACAACCCTTTTATTCAAAAGGAAGGTATTTACATGGTCTGTGCTTCATTTATGGTCCTCATGCGTTCACCTAAACATCAGTTGAGGGACTTTTATTTGACTGTCTCTCTTCTGAAGCAATGAATTCTACCTTATGAATATAATATGTTCAAACTACTAATTTAacataaatgtatatactgttCTCAAATATGCCTTACGGGttgttatttatagattttaGTGTAGTTATAGAGGCTGTAATAACTTGTGAAATCCTAGGGACTTGCACATTATTTATCACAATCCTCTTTGTCACACTCATTAACTAAAGGCAGACCCAAGCATGTATACACATCTGCTTGCTGTAGATATCCAAAATATCATGAAACAAATATAGGATTTTTCATTTTCGCTTAGCAACTGACTTCAAGTACAACCACAAAATCTTTCTAAAAAGAATAGATAAATGTGCAGAGaaaatatttcagtgttttcgATGAGATACCTAATTGCAAGTATATATATTGTAACTTACCATGTAGCAGGTTAACTGGTGGGTGCGTGTATCAGACTGGGTATAAAAGGAGCGTCCACCATCGGCAAGTATGTATTATGTTGGCAAATTAGATTTGTGAGAGAATTGTCACTCACTTCAAAGATGTTTTATCAGCACAATATTGCAAAGAATTTAGGTCTCTCACCATCTACAGTAAATAATAGTGGGAAAAGATTTAGGGAGACAGGGGAAATCTTGGTGTATAAAGGTCAAGGGCAGAAACCACTGCTTAATGTGCATGAACATCAAGCCCCCTGGTGGTATTGATTACGAGATCATCATGCTACCATGATGGGCATAACCACATGGGCTCAGGAGTACCGTGGAAAATCATTGTCACTTAACAGAGTCAGCTGCAGCATCAAGAAATGAAACGTAAAACTGTATTATGGAAAAAGGAAGCTATCAAATGAGGTTCAGGAACACCACAGGATTCTTTAGGCCTGGACTTATCTGAGTTGCACTGAAAGACATTGGAAACATGTTCAGACGAGTCAGCTTGGTTTTGGGAAAAACAGATGTCGGATTCTAGATGCTAAAGATGGCAAAGACCATCCAGACTGAATAATCAGCATGTTTAATGGTATGGCAGAGCATCAGTGCCCACAGTATGGGTGATATTCATAGATGTGAAGGTACCACTGATTTACAATTTTCGAGAGACCTATGCTCCCATCAAGACAACATCTTTTTCAAGAATTCCGTGTCTATTTCAGCAGAACAATGTCAGGTCTCCTTCTTCTGGAGTTACAACAATACAGTGATGTAGTACTCGAGTCCGGTCTCGAGTCCGATTTCTGCTTTCTCGGACTCGTCTCGGACTCGTTccttcaaagactcggtcttgactcggactcggACCACAGTGGGAGGAGAAGGACTCGTAATTTCAGACCGAGTCCTCGAgaccaacacatttttttatgttcatgttatgtcctaactatgattaaaaaagtcagggTGGGCTTAACATGTTGATGACAGAGCAGCACTGTTGAAGCAGTTTATAAAAATAGGCAGAAGATGATGCATGTGgtagggatttttttaatgatattaaaAGCATAGTCCATATTAAGACGTTAAGACTGCTCCTCTAAAAGTTTTCCCAATCTAGCTTAGTCTGTAGGCCTAACTGTTGATTATTAACTGGGGTGATACTAAATCATGAATATGCTATatgaaaactgacatgtttttatggtcttggtctcgactctGTCTCGATTCCTAAAGgactcggtctcgactcggACTTGCTTCCTCAAAGACTCGGTCTAGACTCGGACTCGACccttcaaagactcggtcttgactcggactcggCATAGGCGGTCTCGTCCCCATCACTGCAACAATATGACTTTGCGGACATAGTGCGTGCATATTCTATCTGCAGTCAACACCTGTCTCCTATTGAAAATGTATGAGCATCATGAAGAGAAGAATCTGAAAATGCTGACTACTGACTGCCGAATGGCTGAAGTCTCGTTTACTACAAAAATGGACCTTCCACCTACAAAGCTGCAACGACATGTATCTACAATTTCTAAGTGattaaaaagtgaaattaaaagaaacagtgatatgatgtcacccataagaatctgaacacTTTCCTGTTGAAGCCTTGCCAATGGCAATTTCGTCAAcgccatgttgaggttttgcaactggaagttCAAAGATGTCGCCTTTCTGTTTGCAGGGGATGGATGGCACTGTCTGTCACTGTTCTATATTAATATCGTGTGTTCCTAGTCTTCATTGCCAGTCAAAGCTGCGTTACACTACAGTTTGgcaattcacccattcacacccacttattcactcacacgttcatacagtCCATCTGTCATACCCATTAACAGGCTCAGCAGCAACttggggttcagtgtcttgcccaggaaCACATCACCATGGAGACTAGCaaagccaggaatcaaaccctgaaCTCTCCGATTGAAAGATGACCTGCTCTACCACTAAGCGATTACgtgattaaatgattaaaagtcCAGTTAATCACATTGGTGATTGACCTGACCAGTCAACCTCCAGTCACACTGCTGTCATCTCATGTGCACTATAGTttcatctatttttcttttaaatggcaacataatttacaaaactgataCTGTGTTCTATTGCAGAAGACCTGTAACTATAGTgaatgagaccattaactcctcagaaaaatgttgactgacataaatcaagtgagaagcagAAACTCATTTTcctattgacttccattcacaagggagttatttttgcaaccggTGGCGTTGCCCCGTGTGGATACTCGgtatattcttatttcctggttgaGTTGACCTATGCTGACTTTAGTGTGCTGTCTATGGATTACATGGTGCAAGTGACACAATTCTGATCTTTACCTCCCATATGGCACAAATCAGATCTGACCCATGCaggaaaaatgaataaattcagATTTCAAGTCACATTCATATGTGGAAATTTTTCAGATACGAACCAGATATGTGTGCATTAGCGTCTACAATCTACTGTGTCAATTCAACTTGTGTGTCCTTAAAAACAAGATGCTGGTGAATGATGTAAGTACGATGATGTAAGTACGAGTAAGTAtgatgtaaatgatgatgtaagTACATGTGTACACTGTCTTCAATCACAAGACTATTCTTTCACCACTGCAATGAAAGACGAGGCCTTGAGCCAGTGCACTCAGGCTATGGTTTCATGCCATTTACGCTTTTCAAGTAATGATTTCTAGATTTCATAATTAAACCACTTTCACCTTTGTTTCGGCCTATTAACTAGTTTAAATGCAGATTTCAGATATCGATCAATTTTGAAACACAATGTAAGCAGGtcctccaaaaaaaatcatcatattGAATTTGTGTATCAAGACCTGCAGCTTAAATGAAGCCTTAGTGGTAAACTTCACTCTGTCCCAAATGGAGTGTGTTGCAGGCACTAGTTTCtaaatttgtttatatttaacacGTAGATCTAGAATTTAATTTTGCCTATATTCTTACATATTCTTTTCGTCTCTTAAAGTGGGTTATTATTTCTCCTAATAATCTTTTTCAAGGAGAAGTAGGTTTTATTCAGCTGCACACAACaagaaatgacagagagtcaggttgatgataatacattttactgaAACAGATTGTTTTAGTCAGAGACTTTAGTTGGAGGACATGGTGCTGCGGATCCAGGAGTTGTAGTTGCAGACCTTGGCGTAGACTCCAGGCTTGTTCCTCTGAGCGCAGCCATAGCCCCAGGACACGACACCCTGCAGCTGACCGTTGCAAACCACGGGGCCACCAGAGTCACCCTGATAGGAGACGGAGAGAAATCAAGAAGTGAGCAGAGGTGTCCTCGGGTTCAACATGTAACACTGAAGGAATCAGTGAAGATGAATTTAGCTGGTACCTGGCAGGAGTCCTTGCCTCCCTCGAGGAATCCAGCACAGAACATGTTGgaggtgatctgtccagggtaggagttcctgcagctgctgtcgCTCAGGATGGGGGCATCCAGGCACCTCAGGCGATCAGGATAGTTGCCTTCGAGTAGAAGGGAAATATCAGTATAGGGTACATGTAAATATTCAAAAGCCATCGCGTACTAAAAACCTCTCAGAtatgtttgtgctgttttacTGACTTCCAGAGCCGCTGGTGTTGCCCCATCCAGAGATCAGACAGCGGGTACCAGAGCCGGCACAGCTGGAGGGCAGGGACACGGTGCGGACGTAGCTGTTCAGGGTGGCGGGCTTATTCAGCTTGATCAGCATGATGTCGTTGTCCAGGTTGCGGCTGCTGTACCTGGGATGACGGATGACCTTAGCAGAGTCGATGCTCTGCTCTGTGCCCTCGTTGACAGCAATGTTGTGCTCACCAAGACGCACCTGGATGCGGCTGcaagacattttcatttgtaaagagGTGATCAGTTTAAGTTTCATATCAAACCATTTTTCCAGGGTAAACCAAAAAATTGTGGGCTTGTGCACACTTACGACTTGTagcagtgagcagcagacaCCACCCAGGTGCTGGAGATCAGGGAGCCTCCACAGAAGTGGTAGCCAGCGTTCAGAGAGACCTGGTAGGCCACAGAGTTCTTTCTGCACTCGTAGCCTCCAACAATCTTGTCGTCCTCATCTTCAATAGGAGCAGCACCTTTAACATAAACAGAATTTTAGCTTAAACTTACgtttgtttcaaaaaaaaaaaaaaaaacaaaaatacaagaaCTTACAAGCTGCAGCAAACAGAGCCAGGAGTATGAAGTACTTCATGATGAATGTTCTGTACCTGTTGAACCTACAAACTAAAGGAGGGGATTCGGAGTTTATATACCAGTTGACTATCTGACTCGACTTCTTTATCAAATATTTCCATGCAAGGTGCACAGTTTCCCACACTGCAAAGAGAAGAACATACAGAATGAATTTccatgacatttttctttttttaaaagatatacAACCATGAGCACTGAGTCTTATAATACCACAATGCAAACTTACAACATATTGCTTCGAAAAAAAAGTATAGTAGGGTAATCTTGAGCATATGATTTCCTAGAATAAGTTCTCAAAGTTGCTttgtaaaatggaaaatattttaAGATTCCGTTTTAAAGATTGTattggtccagtgtgtaacatttggagGAGTTTATTGGCAAACCTGAATATACTTAGTGTACTACTTTTTCTTCA
The sequence above is a segment of the Solea solea chromosome 13, fSolSol10.1, whole genome shotgun sequence genome. Coding sequences within it:
- the LOC131470949 gene encoding trypsin-3-like, which gives rise to MRTTGDNRAETRRMRTLFCVSYLMLPARGRRNKTKTQRVRLLTRTADTQTEHSRSRMTSPSGCAQSQSTNGHVWETVHLAWKYLIKKSSQIVNWYINSESPPLVCRFNRYRTFIMKYFILLALFAAACAAPIEDEDDKIVGGYECRKNSVAYQVSLNAGYHFCGGSLISSTWVVSAAHCYKSRIQVRLGEHNIAVNEGTEQSIDSAKVIRHPRYSSRNLDNDIMLIKLNKPATLNSYVRTVSLPSSCAGSGTRCLISGWGNTSGSGSNYPDRLRCLDAPILSDSSCRNSYPGQITSNMFCAGFLEGGKDSCQGDSGGPVVCNGQLQGVVSWGYGCAQRNKPGVYAKVCNYNSWIRSTMSSN